The following coding sequences lie in one Vibrio sp. BS-M-Sm-2 genomic window:
- the napF gene encoding ferredoxin-type protein NapF produces MSEQINSNRRGFLTRLSKPVKAAANYEEISQRLHARPPRAVDEVLFERLCDGCGLCEQACPNSVIEMLEGSALLNLDYNHCSLCNKCSEVCPTGALHPTVTPYIDLKPSFADSCNNYMQMDCSACQTACSAGAIYIEVGELPMVDKDKCNGCGECRSACYIGSVTLNLTQQ; encoded by the coding sequence ATGTCTGAACAAATAAATTCAAATAGACGCGGTTTCTTAACTCGACTTTCTAAACCGGTTAAAGCAGCCGCGAATTATGAAGAGATATCACAGCGCTTGCATGCAAGACCACCAAGAGCGGTCGATGAAGTGCTGTTTGAGCGTCTTTGCGACGGTTGCGGGTTGTGTGAGCAAGCGTGTCCTAATAGCGTTATTGAGATGCTAGAGGGCAGTGCGTTACTGAATTTGGATTACAACCATTGTTCTCTGTGTAACAAGTGCAGTGAAGTGTGTCCGACTGGCGCGCTCCATCCAACGGTCACACCTTATATCGACCTCAAGCCTAGCTTTGCTGATAGCTGCAATAACTACATGCAAATGGACTGCTCGGCATGCCAAACTGCTTGTTCAGCAGGTGCGATATACATCGAGGTAGGAGAATTGCCTATGGTGGACAAAGATAAGTGTAATGGTTGTGGAGAGTGCCGAAGCGCTTGTTATATTGGCTCTGTGACTCTTAACCTGACTCAGCAATAA
- a CDS encoding BBE domain-containing protein — translation MNISRRDSFKMLGGAAALATLPISLNSLSAEQLNTLDTNGYVAIDRASANQFEGLTVAFNQRWKASNCQIIYFCVTSEGAKNVLQLVVDNVNYRDNFSVKSGGHCYEDFVFNDNITAIIDTSCLKAGGALSDGTFYAEAGLTNWEAAKMFYKQLGKCVPGGTCYSVGLGGHIVGGGFGVLSRLHGLTVDQLEAIEVATVDASNIVTLHECRHDDADTQKQDLFWAHCGGGGGNFGIITKYIFKSTLPDAPNYSDITRLAVSWDNIPDAATFKSIVRLYELSIKTWPNELYCAANFNHQHNGNIDFDIVSSFDDVDIGDALYISYIRTFFDDLVALGVSPFSLNGPGDGVQRLGYLDAVEVRGAIVGGTRNKFKSCHMRADFPEDHLDTFYTYLTTSIIDSNSKSVDFYANVQMHTYGGAINDIASNATPDAARDSFIKIQYIINWKQMLNGSEGWDAACLNWMKDLYSATYANYPNNEPVPGFPDPQTGTVVVDGCYVGYCDKDLIDWPTLYYGGNYARLQYVKNDWDPQNLFNHAQSIVGAPRS, via the coding sequence ATGAATATTAGTCGTAGAGACAGTTTCAAAATGTTGGGTGGCGCCGCCGCTCTTGCCACACTGCCTATTAGCTTGAACAGCTTGTCTGCTGAGCAGTTAAATACCTTAGACACCAATGGTTATGTGGCCATAGATAGAGCCAGCGCAAATCAGTTCGAAGGTTTAACGGTGGCATTTAACCAACGGTGGAAAGCGTCCAACTGTCAAATTATCTATTTTTGTGTCACATCTGAAGGCGCAAAAAATGTACTTCAGTTAGTCGTCGACAACGTAAACTATCGCGATAACTTTTCAGTGAAAAGTGGTGGTCACTGCTATGAAGACTTCGTTTTTAATGACAATATCACCGCTATCATTGACACTTCTTGTCTTAAAGCAGGGGGAGCGCTTAGCGACGGAACCTTCTACGCAGAAGCGGGACTGACTAACTGGGAAGCTGCCAAGATGTTCTATAAACAGCTTGGTAAATGTGTTCCGGGGGGCACTTGTTATTCAGTTGGGCTAGGCGGACATATCGTAGGCGGCGGCTTTGGTGTTCTCTCCCGCTTACATGGATTGACGGTCGATCAATTAGAAGCCATTGAGGTCGCAACTGTTGACGCCTCAAACATTGTGACGCTCCATGAATGTCGTCATGACGACGCTGACACACAAAAACAAGATCTCTTCTGGGCGCATTGCGGCGGCGGCGGTGGTAATTTCGGTATTATTACTAAGTACATTTTTAAAAGCACCTTGCCTGACGCACCGAATTACTCAGATATTACTCGCCTCGCGGTCAGTTGGGATAATATTCCAGATGCCGCTACGTTCAAATCCATCGTACGTTTGTATGAGTTAAGTATTAAGACTTGGCCAAACGAGCTTTACTGCGCCGCAAACTTCAACCATCAACACAATGGTAATATTGACTTTGATATTGTCAGCTCATTTGATGACGTCGACATCGGTGATGCACTTTACATCTCCTACATTCGAACATTCTTTGACGATTTAGTGGCACTAGGGGTCAGTCCTTTCTCACTCAATGGTCCCGGGGATGGCGTACAACGTCTAGGTTACCTTGATGCCGTTGAGGTGCGCGGGGCCATTGTGGGTGGCACAAGAAACAAGTTCAAATCCTGCCATATGCGTGCTGACTTCCCTGAAGACCACCTTGATACGTTTTACACTTACTTAACGACCTCAATTATCGATTCTAATAGCAAGTCTGTCGACTTTTATGCCAATGTCCAAATGCATACTTATGGTGGTGCAATCAACGACATCGCTTCTAACGCAACGCCCGATGCAGCAAGGGACTCTTTTATCAAAATACAGTACATCATTAACTGGAAACAGATGCTTAATGGCAGTGAGGGATGGGATGCTGCATGTTTGAATTGGATGAAAGATTTATACTCCGCGACTTATGCTAATTATCCGAATAACGAGCCAGTCCCAGGTTTTCCCGATCCACAAACAGGCACGGTTGTGGTAGATGGATGTTACGTCGGTTATTGTGACAAAGACCTCATTGATTGGCCTACTTTGTACTACGGCGGAAACTATGCCCGCTTACAGTACGTGAAAAACGATTGGGACCCACAAAACCTCTTCAATCATGCCCAATCGATTGTTGGTGCGCCTCGTTCATAA